A stretch of the Aspergillus puulaauensis MK2 DNA, chromosome 6, nearly complete sequence genome encodes the following:
- a CDS encoding uncharacterized protein (COG:S;~EggNog:ENOG410PQ74;~TransMembrane:5 (o6-30i42-64o93-112i124-146o161-189i)) gives MLTRAQGLFACQILNYPFIVTPAKISILLFYNRIFSTSKFRVLSYAVASIVLGTGVGVLLSAILQCSPVQFAWDKSIKGGRCFNQTAFFRYVSLPQILTDVVILVMPLPFVWKLQTRMTQKAALTGVFLLGGLGAVASILRMTIFFQEEILGDPTWVSVNLGIWCVLESASIIIAACLPPVWPLLVRILPQRRTRRKRDASKRSGQSGEVPGDIPLKRTSNGFSRLGENDGNQGKLTGNT, from the exons ATGTTAACCAGGGCTCAGGGCCTCTTCGCCTGCCAGATTCTGAACTACCCCTTCATTGTGACCCCTGCAAAAATCTCAATCCTCCTCTTCTACAACCGGATCTTCAGCACTTCCAAATTTCGCGTCCTATCATACGCCGTAGCGTCCATCGTGTTAGGCACCGGTGTTGGCGTCCTGCTTTCGGCCATCTTGCAATGTTCGCCGGTGCAGTTCGCCTGGGATAAGAGCATAAAGGGGGGAAGGTGCTTCAATCAGACTGCGTTCTTCCGATACGTCTCGCTTCCGCAAATCTTAACAGATGTGGTTATCTTGGTCATGCCGCTTCCGTTTGTTTGGAAACTGCAAACACGGATGACGCAGAAGGCTGCGCTGACAGGAGTCTTCCTGCTCGGAGGGCT CGGAGCCGTAGCGAGCATCCTCCGCATgacgatcttcttccaagaGGAAATCCTAGGTGATCCAACTT GGGTCTCCGTCAATCTAGGCATATGGTGTGTCCTGGAATCCGCCAGTATAATAATCGCTGCCTGCCTCCCGCCAGTATGGCCGTTGCTGGTACGGATACTTCCCCAAAGACGCACAAGGAGGAAGCGGGATGCATCCAAGCGGTCAGGGCAATCGGGTGAAGTACCGGGAGATATTCCACTAAAGCGCACGAGCAATGGGTTTTCGCGATTGGGAGAGAACGATGGCAACCAAGGCAAATTGACTGGAAACACATGA
- a CDS encoding uncharacterized protein (COG:S;~EggNog:ENOG410PWT0;~InterPro:IPR001077,IPR036388,IPR016461,IPR029063, IPR036390;~PFAM:PF00891;~go_function: GO:0008168 - methyltransferase activity [Evidence IEA];~go_function: GO:0008171 - O-methyltransferase activity [Evidence IEA]), which produces MSDASLYSDIASLRETVKSGNESIDDASRTKALKAAKDLVAELSSPIERAIQDVSVNLAVPMALRMGVQLGIFTAVQDHKTEGTTTQQIAEGASASPIVVGQILKVLSAANYVLEVGVQLYKPSALTAVMADPIMEATTRATFDIGQPCVTYGPEFFRRNGNQFPSSVEDTPFQLAMKTRLSYWDWLGENQSLAEDFQQFMTIKQQKTPCWVDWFDVNGIILDGFRNNNKESILLVDVGGGEGHYTNAFNSKFPDAGRHVLQDLPHVLSNITNPPDATELVAHDMFKPQPVKGARVYYLHWILHDWSDTQAREILAHIVEAMEPGYSRLVINENIIPDRDCDYNVACLSMLMMVQVGALERTELQWRELLSSVGLTDISFYQTPEGPGGGEGVIVAVKS; this is translated from the exons ATGTCTGATGCATCCTTGTACAGCGACATTGCGTCTCTCAGAGAGACCGTGAAGTCGGGAAATGAATCCATTGATGATGCTTCCCGAACCAAAGCCCTAAAAGCCGCCAAAGACCTGGTAGCGGAACTGTCCTCTCCTATCGAAAGGGCCATCCAGGATGTATCAGTC AACCTCGCCGTCCCTATGGCCCTTCGCATGGGCGTCCAGCTGGGCATTTTCACCGCAGTCCAAGACCACAAAACCGAGGGAACCACCACCCAGCAGATTGCAGAAGGCGCCAGTGCTAGTCCGATTGTCGTCG GCCAAATCTTGAAAGTCCTCTCTGCCGCGAACTACGTTCTTGAAGTGGGAGTACAGCTGTACAAGCCCTCTGCTCTTACCGCAGTCATGGCAGATCCGATAATGGAAGCTACAACGAGAGCAAC CTTCGATATTGGGCAACCCTGCGTGACGTATGGTCCCGAGTTCTTTCGTCGAAACGGAAACCAGTTCCCAAGCTCTGTGGAAGATACCCCATTCCAGTTAGCAATGAAGACAAGGCTAAGCTACTGGGACTGGCTAGGCGAGAACCAGTCATTGGCGGAGGACTTCCAGCAGTTCATGACTATCAAACAGCAGAAGACGCCCTGCTGGGTTGACTGGTTTGATGTCAACGGTATCATCCTAGATGGATTCAGGAACAATAATAAAGAGAGTATCTTACTCGTGGATGTTGGCGGGGGCGAGGGACATTATACGAATGCCTTTAACAGCAAGTTCCCTGATGCAGGCCGCCACGTCCTGCAAGACCTACCTCACGTTCTCTCGAATATAACCAATCCCCCCGATGCAACCGAGTTGGTGGCGCACGATATGTTCAAACCCCAGCCAGTAAAAGGCGCAAGGGTATACTATCTCCACTGGATTCTACATGACTGGTCTGATACCCAGGCCCGCGAAATCCTAGCCCATATCGTTGAAGCCATGGAGCCGGGGTACTCGCGTTTGGTGATTAACGAGAATATCATCCCCGATAGAGACTGTGACTACAATGTAGCTTGTCTGAGTATGCTGATGATGGTCCAGGTTGGGGCATTGGAAAGAACGGAGCTGCAGTGGCGCGAGTTACTCAGTTCCGTGGGACTGACGGATATCTCTTTTTACCAAACCCCAGAGGGCCCGGGGGGTGGTGAGGGTGTTATTGTTGCTGTGAAGTCCTGA
- a CDS encoding uncharacterized protein (COG:S;~EggNog:ENOG410PWPY;~InterPro:IPR029063,IPR008854;~PFAM:PF08241,PF05724;~go_function: GO:0008757 - S-adenosylmethionine-dependent methyltransferase activity [Evidence IEA]) — protein MVDPRESVPRFLAQYEGNTYVEGWAKLWDRGDCLHWDKGFPNPALEETLSERQSLLGAPVFKDQSGNWQRRKALVPGCGRGVDVLLLASFGYDAYGLECSDSAIKACNAEEARTKAMYPIRSPDIGRGSITFVEGDFFEDGWLEELGLEQNAFDLVYDHLFFCALNPSLRSTWALRQTRLLTLNGHLVCLEYPRHTNSSELGPPWGVSSELYLEYLSHPGMENPDSRRDTDSNGLARVAYWQPTRTHATGIDANGIVLDRVSIWRQKAEGGTASSDCLEA, from the exons ATGGTTGACCCACGCGAATCCGTTCCGCGCTTCCTTGCCCAGTATGAGGGCAATACATACGTGGAAGGATGGGCTAAGCTGTGGGATCGAGGGGACTGCCTCCATTGGGATAAGGGATTCCCCAACCCGGCACTTGAGGAGACTCTAAGCGAGCGACAGTCACTCCTCGGCGCTCCAGTATTCAAGGATCAGAGCGGAAATTGGCAGAGACGGAAAGCTCTGGTCCCTGGATGTGGTCGAGGAGTagatgttcttcttctggccaGCTTCGGCTACGATGCATATGGATTGGAATGTAGCGATTCAGCAATCAAGGCATGCAACGCAGAGGAGGCCAGAACAAAAGCCATGTATCCCATCAGGAGCCCTGACATTGGCAGAGGCAGCATTACTTTCGTTGAAGGTGATTTCTTCGAGGATGGTTGGCTAGAGGAACTGGGTCTTGAACAAAATGCTTTCGATTTGGTATATGATCACCTG TTCTTCTGCGCATTAAATCCGTCACTTCGCTCGACATGGGCCCTGCGGCAGACTCGGCTTCTCACGCTGAATGGCCACTTAGTCTGCCTCGAATATCCGAGACACACAAATTCCTCGGAATTAGGCCCTCCATGGGGGGTGTCGTCTGAGCTTTACCTAGAGTATCTCAGTCACCCAGGCATGGAGAATCCTGACTCGAGGCGAGACACTGATAGCAACGGTCTTGCCAGGGTGGCATACTGGCAGCCGACTCGCACACATGCAACTGGAATAGACGCCAATGGCATTGTTCTGGATCGCGTATCTATATGGCGCCagaaagcagaaggaggAACGGCTTCAAGTGACTGTCTGGAAGCGTAA
- the PPR1_2 gene encoding Zn(II)2Cys6 transcription factor (COG:K;~EggNog:ENOG410PHRG;~InterPro:IPR036864,IPR007219,IPR001138;~PFAM:PF00172,PF04082;~TransMembrane:1 (o664-682i);~go_function: GO:0000981 - DNA-binding transcription factor activity, RNA polymerase II-specific [Evidence IEA];~go_function: GO:0003677 - DNA binding [Evidence IEA];~go_function: GO:0008270 - zinc ion binding [Evidence IEA];~go_process: GO:0006351 - transcription, DNA-templated [Evidence IEA];~go_process: GO:0006355 - regulation of transcription, DNA-templated [Evidence IEA]), which produces MTVKMGRNFTDPQSLCTGVSFNCRDGASDATHVPRRILTAIQEFNNGEVREAASVAVETLHCTNGIMPTPAHTNTHGKGKHQKRQSDDAPLPVQSLSFRQSLRNVSSCTRCRQRKTRCDQQLPQCGTCEKAGARCVGYDPLMKREVPRSYLYYLEDRVEYFQNLLAEHGVSFEPGSSTMERSQDADPKDSHRRGNSIASTSGTEATVRSAPSVSRSPRDDLADTGSHLDVDIVRDKHDPGCCPAHELLFALQPSKSLAQSFVLPDRELAAQLITFYFEQGYPQVPALHKGELAQLLNQAYAGAEDNHHYNLFLLHIVFAIGARIMRDRNVSLSENDRPAIGKRKRDTETKVHLAEEYYSAAIAYLSLAFSECDDVSCKLEVIEAAVLIAHLSLFYPTRPGPVYLVGLALRAAVDAKLYDAAGPSLTSASCEGTVSNQDGKQQDQVLQRSRRLWWSAYSLDRLVSPYTGRPFAIPDHLITTAFPSMPEEMGVSCQGISPSNKLMNFLTTHLLQLRQLQSEIHEVLQYHHAQSVRSNSTVVPSTTSILSSPLDYFESFPSWKRDINRRLDEWKSCIPSREETGTWVPIVRLELDYWKTINLLYRHEVKVPSELGRLLPQSHLNATHLATGEGLTDDFTHFKIVEASRKVLQSYRLVHHLDSGNCTFLATHNIFLAGTLFLFAIWNSEMIRNILSLDEIDGTILTGTAVLASMADIHPQARECQDSLERMRVATMQMCLSSSKPGSGASPSKVPTVEVPSSTEDQVQLQPEQDILRGLGNANALTELFPVGDSSDIANANDNVDSIAPLIESQPRYFSNMGLPQTDKDESAFSLDFLDIELFPGRLSNDHGSILGR; this is translated from the exons ATGACAGTGAAGATGGGACGCAACTTCACTGATCCACAGTCACTGTGCACAGGCGTCTCCTTCAATTGCCGCGATGGGGCATCCGACGCCACCCACGTCCCCAGGCGGATTCTGACCGC CATCCAGGAGTTCAACAACGGAGAAGTCCGTGAGGCCGCATCGGTCGCCGTTGAAACACTCCATTGTACGAACGGCATCATGCCGACCCCGGCACATACGAACACCCATGGGAAGGGAAAACACCAGAAAAGACAATCAGACGATGCACCTCTCCCCGTTCAGTCCTTATCCTTCCGCCAATCTCTTCGCAACGTCTCATCCTGCACGCGCTGTCGCCAGCGCAAAACGCGATGCGACCAGCAGTTGCCGCAGTGCGGCACCTGCGAGAAGGCCGGCGCTCGATGCGTTGGTTACGACCCTTTGATGAAGAGAGAGGTTCCTCGTAGCTATCTCTACTACTTAGAAGACCGCGTCGAGTACTTCCAGAATCTCCTCGCCGAACATGGAGTTTCGTTCGAACCGGGGTCGTCGACCATGGAGCGAAGCCAGGACGCAGATCCAAAGGACTCACATAGGCGTGGAAACAGTATCGCATCGACGAGCGGCACTGAGGCCACTGTACGGAGTGCACCATCTGTGAGCAGATCACCGAGAGATGATCTAGCGGATACTGGATCGCATTTAGATGTCGATATAGTCCGCGATAAACACGACCCCGGATGCTGCCCTGCGCATGAGTTGCTATTCGCGCTCCAGCCCTCGAAGTCGTTGGCCCAGTCGTTTGTGCTACCTGACAGAGAGCTGGCAGCACAGCTGATAACTTTCTACTTCGAGCAAGGATACCCCCAAGTCCCGGCTTTGCATAAGGGCGAGCTGGCACAACTGCTTAACCAGGCATACGCTGGGGCCGAGGACAACCACCACTACAaccttttcctcctccacatcgtcttcgctaTCGGTGCGCGTATCATGCGCGACAGGAATGTCAGCCTTAGTGAGAATGATAGACCGGCAATCGGAAAGAGAAAGCGAGATACAGAGACCAAGGTGCATCTTGCGGAGGAGTATTACTCTGCCGCTATTGCCTATCTGTCTCTAGCTTTTAGTGAGTGCGATGATGTATCCTGTAAACTAGAAGTCATCGAAGCTGCTGTTCTAATTGCCCACCTGTCTCTCTTCTATCCCACTCGGCCTGGTCCGGTTTACCTGGTGGGACTGGCGTTACGCGCTGCTGTGGATGCCAAGCTCTACGATGCAGCTGGGCCCAGTCTAACGAGCGCTTCTTGTGAAGGAACCGTATCCAACCAAGACGGGAAACAGCAAGATCAGGTCTTACAGCGATCGCGACGTCTCTGGTGGAGCGCGTACAGTCTGGATCGTCTTGTCTCGCCCTACACCGGACGCCCCTTCGCCATCCCAGACCACCTTATCACCACAGCATTCCCGTCCATGCCCGAGGAAATGGGCGTATCATGCCAGGGCATCTCGCCCTCTAACAAACTCATGAACTTCCTAACCAcgcatcttctccagctgcgaCAACTGCAGTCTGAGATCCACGAAGTCCTACAATACCACCACGCACAATCCGTGAGAAGTAACTCCACCGTCGTCCCTTCAACGACTTCTATACTATCATCGCCACTCGACTACTTCGAGTCATTCCCCTCCTGGAAACGAGACATCAACCGGCGCCTGGACGAGTGGAAGAGCTGTATCCCGTCCCGCGAAGAAACAGGAACCTGGGTCCCAATCGTCCGCCTGGAATTGGATTACTGGAAGACTATCAATCTTCTATATCGACATGAAGTTAAGGTGCCATCCGAGCTAGGTCGCCTACTCCCACAATCTCACCTAAACGCTACACATCTGGCAACGGGCGAAGGTCTCACCGACGACTTCACCCATTTCAAGATTGTCGAGGCCAGCCGCAAGGTTCTTCAGAGTTACCGACTCGTGCACCATCTGGATTCAGGGAACTGTACATTCCTCGCTACGCATAACATCTTTCTTGCTG GCACCTtattcctcttcgccatttGGAACTCAGAAATGATCCGCAATATCCTC TCACTCGATGAAATCGACGGAACCATCCTCACCGGCACAGCCGTACTGGCTAGCATGGCCGATATACATCCCCAAGCCCGCGAATGCCAGGACTCCCTCGAGCGTATGCGCGTAGCAACCATGCAGATGTGTCTATCATCCTCAAAGCCCGGCTCCGGAGCCAGCCCGTCCAAGGTCCCCACAGTCGAAGTACCATCTAGTACAGAGGATCAGGTACAACTCCAACCAGAGCAGGATATACTACGAGGTTTGGGAAATGCGAATGCCCTCACGGAGCTCTTCCCGGTTGGAGACAGTAGTgacatcgccaacgccaacgacaaCGTGGACAGCATTGCACCGCTAATAGAGAGCCAACCACGTTATTTCAGTAATATGGGACTTCCGCAGACGGATAAGGATGAGTCTGCGTTTAGCCTTGACTTTCTCGATATTGAGCTATTTCCTGGACGTCTTTCGAATGATCATGGCTCCATTTTAGGACGATAA